From the Anabaena cylindrica PCC 7122 genome, the window AAAAAAGCTGCTTTTGCCTTGAATGGTCTGAATAAGCCTGATTTTTGTTGCTGTTAGCAATTTTCAGCTATTTTCAGGTAAATGAACTACATTTTTCTCAGATAGAGGCGCAAAGCCAGAAGAAAATAGAGAAACAAGAGTGTAGTAGTAATACATGAATCCTGCTGTGTTCAGAAATTCCCAGAACTCTTTCATATAAGGGGTTTAGAGCCATTCGCAGATTTTTACTATCTTGGTTTAATGCCTAATTGTTGGTAAATGGGTAACTCATGGTCTAGAATGGAGATCTAAATATTTATATCTTTTTTGGATGAGCTTGGATAGCTCGCCCGTTGCTGAAACGACTGGAAATCGTTTCGCTGTTTTGGTCTTCTCATTCTTTCTAGTTCTAGACTTTTCCGTTCTAGACTTTTGAGTTGTCCTGTTACCTAAACTAAGCAACTAGCGGACTACCCAGCTTTTTTTTTGGAGTGGTGAGACTCCCCTAACAAAGACTGATTGATTGAATTCAGCAGTTCTATTTTTAGATCCATACACAAAATTCCTTGGTAAATGCAGTCTTTTTATTGTAACCCGGTGAAACTGCCACTGACGTAGCCACATCTCCCTTATTTCGCATCAAAAGGGGATTTTTGCAGTCAGAGACAGTTGCATAAGTAAATATTTATAGATTATGCCATATTGGCAAGAACAGTGTTTGAAAACGGATCTATCTTCTCCGCAGAAAAAAACCCTTATTTAGCAATGGTTTTAGCGACAGATTATCCGGGGATACTAGAGTTTTCATCCGGGGATACTAGAGTCTTTGTTCTAACACTCAAAGTCATATACAGCAAAGATTAGAAGCCTATTTTTCCAACTTTTTTATTTAGAACCAAATTTTGTTTTAGAACTAAACTAGAACAAAAACTAGTACAGCGATCCCAACTAGCCGCTTAAAGCTGATAGCGGGAGTAAGCTATGAAATGCACCAAAACGATTGAAAACGTTACCCAAATAGAGTTTCAAAAAAAATTTTCAACTTTAACAATACTGTAGCCAAATTACGAGGGTTAAACGGCTGTAGAAGCATTGTGAATACGACCAAGAGAGGTAGTGCGATTCGATGTTAGCTGAATCACGGTAATCAGTCCGTACATAAGCCAACCAACCTAATCCAATCATGGAAAAAGGTTGAACTCTCGGTCTGATATGGGTGAAAGTCCCATCTACCAGACTCAGGTATGACTCCCTATCTGCCCATGATGACCCGACTCGGCTTCGGGAGGTCAAAGCTGGGAACAGGACGCAATCAGACATCCGTTGTGGGGTGACACTTGGCGTTAACGGGGAGTTCCTACGGTGAAACAGAGCCTAGAAAAGCAACCTACTTGGAAGCAGGACACAACACCAAAATCCTGACTTTACTGGAGTTTAATTCCCGCCGCATTTTGCCTCAATAGCGGTAAGAGTCCAGGGAATTCAGTGGTTGAATTGGCTACACCTAACGGAACGAACAATCTCACCGAGGGAACGAATAAAAACGAGTTGAGGGTCTAAGGGCGGTCGAACCCATTCGTAGGCTGGACGAGCAGCGGAAATCCTTCAATTCGGGTAGGACAGACCGTAATTGGTCTGAGGTGTTCAGAATACACAGATTGGAGCAGAGCATGATTAGACACAGAGACAACTCTAGTGAATCCTGGAAAACCCTACCGTGGAAACAATTCCGCCGTAACTTATTCCGCCTACAAAAACGCGTGTATAAAGCTGTTCAAGTTGGCGACAAGCGCAAAGCGAAGTCCCTACAAAAGCTGATTCTGAAATCGACCGCAGCGAGATTACTGGCAATCCGTCAAGTAACACAGCTAAATGCTGGGAAAAAGACAGCGGGAATCGACGGGAAAACCGCGCTCACATTTGAGCAAAGGTTTCAACTAAGTGAAAAGCTTAGAACCGAAGCTAATAACTGGAAACACCAGGGATTACGAGAAATACCCATTCCCAAAAAGGATGGTAAAACCCGGATTCTCAAAGTCCCCACTATTGCAGACAGGGCTTATCAATGCCTTGTCAAATACGCATTAGAACCAGCACACGAAGCAACCTTCCATGCTAGAAGTTATGGGTTCAGAACGGGGCGTTCAGCGCAAGACGCGCAAAAATACCTGTACACTAACCTAAATTCTAGCGTCAACGGAATAGAAAAAAGGGTTATAGAACTCGATATCGAAAAATGCTTTGATAGGATAAATCACACCGCCATCATGGACAGACTCATCGCTCCGTATAGCATAAGACTAGGAATCTTCCGATGTCTCAAAGCCGGAGTCAACCCAGAGTTTCCCGAACAAGGAACACCTCAAGGTGGGGTGGTAAGTCCACTTTTAGCTAACATCGCCTTAAATGGGATTGAAAGTATTCATAGATACCACATTCAGGGTCTTAGGATTACAAACAAAACCAAAGGGTATAAGATTGTCGAGCCATCAGTACGATATGCAGATGACATGATAATAATACTTAGACCAGAAGACGATGCTAAAGAAATACTTGACAAAATCAGTCGGTTTCTAGCAGAGCGGGGAATGAAAGTCAGCGAGAAAAAGACAAAGCTAACCGCTACGACAGATGGGTTTGATTTCCTAGGCTGGCACTTCAAAGTCCAGAAAAACGGAAAGTTTAGATGCGTCCCATCAGTGGACAATTATAAAGCTTTTCGCAAGAAAGTAAAATTTATCGTCAACAACTCGAATTATGGTGCTACCGCAAAGGCTGAGAAATTAAGCCTTGTAGTTAGAGGTTGGAGGAATTACCACCGCTTCTGCAAGATGGACGGGTCGCGTAACTCGCTATATCACATCCAACACAGAGCTTTCAGGGTATTCAATAAGGAAACTAAGCAAAACCGCTACACTAGCAAGCAATTACTAGATAAGGCGTTCCCAGCAGTTCCTTACTCCGAAAATAAACACATCAATGTTAAAGGTGAAAAATCGCCCTACGACGGAGATTTGAATTATTGGAGCGAACGCAACAGTAAATTATACGACGATAATACCTCTAAAGCCCTCAAACGGCAAAGCCATAAATGTGGACATTGTGGGTTAAAAACGCTCAGTGATGAGAAGGTACATTTACATCATATAGATGGAAACCATAAGAATGGTAAACCCAAAAACCTTCTAGCAATTCACGAAAGCTGCCATGATTACATCCATATCAGCAAAGGCGCAAGCTAAGAACATCGGAAGCTGGGTGCGGTGAAAGTTGCACGCCCAGATTTAACAGAGAGGAGCGCGGGATAATACCCGCCTTCGACTCTACCAGCTTGGCAAAAATCTGGGATAATAAAATAGGCTCAGGCTGTTCAGGAAGCATTTTTAACATTTCCCGAACATATCGAAAACCACGGCAATAAGCCTTTATATCAACAATGCCAGAGCCGGGATTATCTTCACGAAACTGAGCTAAAAGATAATGGGATAAATTGACCATAAAAAAGAAAGATTGACAGCATTAGTCACCGTAGTTTGACCCCTGTTCATAAAATCCTCCAATCCCCAAAATTGTTTGGCATCACGAAAATTAAATTCGATTTGGAAGCGCAGTCTATAGTAGTCGATTATTTTCTCATAAGATAAAGTTAGGTCACTAGAAAACAGAATTACGTGACTGCAAGCATTAGTTTTGAGATTAGTTTTTACCAAAATCACTACATTCAGAGGCTGGGCAAATTCTTTATGCAGTAACGTGGCTTGATAAGTATCGGTTTGGATATCTTCTTCAATACTATTTTGACGCAAATATTCACCAGGAATATTACGCCAGTCCAACTTATCCCCGTATTTACGACGAGAACGGTGATTAGGTTCAGGATTTTGGTAAGGTATATACAATGCTGAATCGTGGCGTAACTTAGAAATTATGTGTAACTTCACCTGCCTAGCCATCTGCAAAGCATTATTGTTTCCAAAGTGACCATCTACAACTAAGTAAGTGAGAGGAACAAAATTAGCTACTAACTTGAATAATTCATTAATCATCGTCTTTATTCGTAGTAATTCAGATGTGAAAACTACCTCTTTCTTATTTTTATTCTTACTTCCTTTAGGTCGTCCACGTCCACGTTTTTCTTGGGTTTTTATTTCTGGGCTTGGCGATACATTAATTTTTTCTACGTCGCTCTTTATTACCTGTTCTATCTGAATCGGAAATGAGTGTCTTTGTTGAACACTTACTAATGATAAGGTAAAGAAAGATAGCCCCGATATTGGTTTGCTTATTAAACTGGAAAAGAACCTATCTAATCCATAGGTTTTTTTTCCAGCCTTGCTTATTACCACTTCGTCTCCTGCCAACAAATAAACATCATTTGGGCAAAACAAATGCCTACGGAAAAACACCCAAAACACCGTTGCCCACGGTATGACTGTCCGAAAGAATCTGATTACCGTCCGATAACTACCACCACTAAGCGTCCACCGCGATATTCCCAACATTGTGACTCGCCCGCTCATGGCTAACATGGCCATGATGATCTGGTTCAACTGACGCATTGTCGTCACTTTTATTTCTGGTAGTAGGCATTGCAAGAGTGTTAGGATATCGAACATGGGCTGTATGTGGCTTTCGAGTTGTCGTTGTGGAAGACTATAACTCTACTACATCAGCCCTCTTTTTATGCTCTTTTTTTGGCTACAGTATTGTTTAAATATAAGATTTTGACAAACTGGGTACACGCCTAAAGCTGTAGGTAGTTCATATTTTGATATCTAAGAGAATCCGTATATATGCTGATTGTTGTGGACTTAGTGGGCGATCGCCTCGTTCCACCAGTGAGATAAACTTTTGAGATACATTCAATAAACTAGCTAATTTAGTCTGTGGCCAGCCTTTAGCAATCCGCGCTTCCCTCACTTGGCTGCCAGTCAATTTAATATCTTCTGGTGTTGTCTCCTTGGTTTTGGGCTGTAATCGTTCTACTTTTGGCTTAACTTTGGATGCTATTAGTTCAGGAATAGGATGTGGAGGTTTAATGGTCAGCTTGGCATCCAGTAGTTTTTGAAAGTAGCCTTTAGGCTGTTTCTGCATGGACTCAGGTCTGAGCGATTCAGGGTATGTTTTTGGGTCAAATACAATTTGCCAACCCAAATTAAGCAAATACTGCAAAGCATTATCCCATCGCTGCTTTAGATCGTAAGCTCTCCGGTAATTAGATAAAGCTTTATCTAGTTCTGTTTTGGGCAAGGCAATTTCTATTAGCTCCTGTACCCTGTAGTTGCCATCAAGACGAACCCGGCTATCCAATGTCAAATATATAGCCAACCTTAAGGTGAGTTCTTCGTGATAAGGATCAATTTCTAAAACTTTTTGAGCTAAGTAGCCAAACTGATATAAAGCTGACCGCGATTCTGCTCCTGCTCGGTTTAAAAAGTATTTAGTCCAAGCACCTGGTTGAACAATAATCTGCACTTCATCAGGCTCTTCTATCTTCCCAGATAAATTTACCTGACCATACGGCACAATCGTGATGTTCCACATCCGACCAACAGGTGTACTAGCATTTATACCACCTTTTCTATTTCTCCCTTCTATCCATACTGTTTTAACTAACAAACAATCCAATGCAAACGCGGTTTTTGCTATTTCTAGAAGTTTTTGATGTTTGGGTAAATCAGTGCGCTTATCCCAGCCTAGTTTTTCAATTAACGCACTACCTTTAATCGTAAATAAGCTGTCCCAAGGTTTATCCTGCTCCATTGTATAAGCAGCAAATATTAAGTGTAATTTAACACTATTAAACCCAAATTTATCAATAATCTGTTGGGCTTCATGCCAAGGAAGTAATGTGACATCACCGGGGGTACTAATATAATGCTCAATATAATTTTGGGGATTACCTTTAGCTCTGTGTTGCGCCACTGCTATCCCCTCTTCATTTTTTTGCCATGACTCTTGTTTTTTAATTTGAGAATTAATGCTTGAAAGCATAAGTGCTGCTGTAGGAATCGCTTCAAATGGCTGTGATTTAAATAATGAATTTTCTTGGCTGTCTCTATAGCCTTGAAGATGGTCATTTATTGGATTATAGTAATTTTGGATGGTATTTTCATCAACTTGATATCTTGCGGAAATTATTGAAGATATCGTACTATATAATACTTCATTAAAGATGGATTCAAACAATTCAGAATTATCTGATGTTTCAGTGACAGATAATGCCGAATTAGATAGAAAATACTGATTTAATTTATCACGGATAACTTGTCTAATATTATCTTGAATTTCCAATAAAATAGGCGGAATAAGTTTCTCTAGATCATGAGAACTAGGAAGTTTTGATGGATCTTGATTCATAACATTAGATTGGTAGGCAACCCTTATCAAATATTGTTAGGAGAAAAATGCACCAAATTTTCTGATATTTTTGATTACCAATTAAATACTAATAATAGTTTGGTCAATATTCAGTATAATTTAAAGTGAGACTGAACAGGAAATTATCAGAATAACTGGTTGAATTGAAAACAGGTGATCAAAAATATAGAACTCATGTTTGATTAAAAAAAATGGCTCTTCAGCACTTGTTATGCTAAATTATTAAGATAAATGCCAATTGAGCAAGCATCTAATTCGGAAATTTTCAAAGTTTCTAAACCCATAGCTAGAACGTTTAATTAACTTGAGTTTGTTATTAATTCCTTCCACAGCACCACTGGTTGTCCGGTTGTCAAAGTAAGCAATAATTTCATCAAACCAACGAATAATAGTATTGTTACTATTTGGGAAGTATTTTTTAGCTTTTGATAGCCAGATACCTAGTTTAAAGACTCCCGTATACCAATCATGGGTCTGATTAAAAATTTTCCGAAATTTTTCCTTTAATTCATGCATTGCTTTCAAGACAGGAGAGACATTTTTCACTTGGATAAGTTTATTCAATTGCTCCTCACTTAAATTTTCTTCATTCTTAAGCAAGGGATATTTACTATTCTTCAGTCCTAATAATATTTCTTCATATTTAGATTTCTCTTCTGCTGATTTTGCTTTCTTAATTAACTCTTCTACACTGCGTTTTTCTTTTTTCTTTGTGTATCTAGTTCTTTATTTATCTGTGTCATTACATGGAATCTATCTGCGACTACCTGGGCATTTGGCATTAATTCTGTGACTAAATTTTTATAGCCTTGCCACAAATCTATACTAACTTCTTCTATTTTTTCTAAAACCTCATATCCCCATTCCATCAGGGTTTTCTTGATTATTTCTTGTGTGCGTCCGTTCAATATAGCAATTAGAGTAGATGTATCTAAATCTATTAATACTGCACAGTAATTACCTTTTCCTTTAATCAGGGCTATTTCATCCAGTCCAAGTCTTTTTAGGTTCAAAGGTTTTAAATTGGGTAACACTTCAGATGCATCTTTTAGCATCCGTTCTATTTCTTCTGTCGTCACTATACCTTTTGATGCTACACTATTAATATCATTTTCTAAAACTTCTTGTATTGTCTTATCTGCTAGACGTTTTGTATAAGTTCTTTTTTTGCTCACAAAATCCAAGTCTTCACTAAATGGTTTTTTACATACAGCGCATTTGAACTGTCGTCTATTAATTTCTAAAAATACTGGGTTTTCTCCAAAAGGTAAGTCTTTAATAATATGTCGATGATTTTGATGTAATTTATGGCTTGTTGTGCCACAGTTGGGGCAAGTACTATATAACTTTTTTGATTCGGTTTTTAACATTATTCCAATCCCACTATGAAGACGATGCGATATGACTTTTACGTCGTCTAAATCAAGAAGCTCTGTTAAAACTTTGATATCTCTTTTGCCATTCATAACTCGATATTTACCTAAAAACGGGATAGATTATATTTATAGTTAAGAATATGTAGCTTCATATGTCAATACCTATAAAGATTTCAGCCATTTTTGGAGATATTTTTTAATATTATTTTTCCGTCCCTGCTAATAATTTGGCATAATAGGTAATGAAGAGCCAAAAAAATTGCGTACACCTGAATCTACCATCTTCTTGCCTATTAAATATCCATTAATTTCAAAGCACTACTATCATTTGGTCTAGCCTTAAGATACCTGTCAGTGATAGCTAAATTGCTATGACCTAAAGTATCCTTAATCAACACCGGGTTTACCCCCCTTTCTGCCGCGTGTGAACCATGAGCATGACGCAACCAATGACAACTAACTTTATCACTCAAACCTGCTGCGGCTGCCACCACCTTAATAATGGGATGGAGATTCTGGCGTTCTAGATGTCCCCCCTTCTGACTAGAAAACACAGCATCTGTAGCCAAGGCATCCCCTTTAAATTCCATCAGTTCTGTCCACAACTTTGATTTGAGTAAAATAGTGCGCGACTTGTTACCTTTACCCTGTCGCACATACACTTGCCCACTATCACCTCTAGCTTGAAGTTCCCCCCAAGTTAACTGGCAAAGCTCATGAGAGCGCAAGCCTGCCTGATACAACAATTTTACAATTAACAGATTGCGTTGAGCGATCGCTTGCCGTTTAGCAGTTTTAGCATCATCCACCATCGCTGCTGCCGCCCGTATCATCAACTTAATATCAGCCTCATCCAAATAGCGTTCATTAATCGCATCAGGTATTTCTCCCAATTTCAAAGCCATCCCCACATTAAAGGGCAAATAACCAATTTTGTGAGCAAAACTAATCAAACTTTTCACCGCTGCCAGATAAATGCGCCTAGTGCTGGCAGATTGTGTGGAAAACTGAGTGCTGTACTCCACCAAATCCTCATAAGTAATGTGGCGCAAAGGTTTCCTCAAAAACCGCAAGAAATGCTTAACGTAACGCTGATAGGCACGCACCGACGACTCCGCCTTACCATCCAACCACAAAGTAATCAACTTCATTTCAGCTTGAGCCGGGGATAGTTCCGAGATGGCCTGGCGATATTGAGAAACGTGGACGAGTGAGAGAGGCATAATTTCTACACTATGATCAATAAGACATAACCCAAGTTAAGTCTGGTTTTATGTTGTCTGATTTTTATTGTCACCCTTAATGGGTAATCCAAATCCATCTCTCTGATTTATTAATTTGTGTAAAGTGCTGACTTACTTATGTGGTTGATTGGCTAATTGTTAAATCCAAGACATTATTTACCAAGGAACAACTAAGTAAAAAGTAGTTTGCTAATGCAGCCCTTCACCTTTTTCTGGGATAAGATTCTGATCAAATCCGGTTAAATGCACATAGTTTCAATCCTGTAATCACAGGATTTGTAGCTGATTTTTAGGGTGGTTGTTCTTTGGAGATTTGATATCACATTATGTTTCAGATTTGGTTGTGCAAATTGCTCTAACGTTTTCAGCCGATAACCCCGGCATTTATGGCGGTAATCTCCTCAAAAATCAATGATTGAAACAATTATTGTCTTTGTCATTATTGGGCTAATTATCACGGTAATTTTAGCCAATCCCTTCCTCATTAAAAGGAGAAGAAACCGTCTCAAACGTCGCCCTTTTCCTCCCCTTTGGAATGCCGTTATTGAGAATAATCTTCCTATATATCTCTATCTGTCATCAGATGAAAGAAGGCGACTTCAAGGACATATTCAAGTGTTTTTAACCGAAAAGCAATTTATTGGCTGTAGAGGATTACAGGTGACAGAAGAAATGAAACTGATCATTGCGACTGTTGCCTGTTTACTTCTATTAAATGAACGAGGAGAATACTTTCCAAAATTGCGTTCAATTCTGGTTTATCCTAGTGCTTATATAGTCAAGGAAACGGCTGCTATTAGCAATTATGTTGTTGAGGAAAGGCGTGTCGCCAGACTAGGGGAATCATGGACAAAAGACCAGTTAATATTGTCTTGGGAACAGGTCAAACAGGATACTTTTAATTGGCAAGATGGACATAATGTTATCCTCCATGAATTTGCCCATCAATTAGATCAAGAGGATGGTAAAGCTGAAGGTGTGCCGATTTTACAACGCAACTCTGACCATCCGATTTGGGCAAAGGTGATGAGCGAAGCATATCAACAACTTTGTAACGATGTTCTCCAAGGAATCAATAATGTTATAGATAGTTATGGTGCAACGAATCCCGCAGAATTTTTTGCTGTAGCGACTGAGACTTTCTTTGAAAAACCACACCAATTGTTATCTCATCATCCGGCAGTTTATCAGCAGCTACAATGTTACTATCAATTAGATCCGGTGCAGTGGAATTATCCTACAGCTTCTGTCAATTTTGGCAAATAAGAAAGCGATATATAGGGCTACTATTCGATTTTTGATAGCGTGGCGTAAGCCATACAAGCTGTAAACAGTAAACAGTAAACAGTAAACCCCATCGAATCAACGATTGAGTCTCAGTATAATGAACAAGAATCAAACCGGATTCCTATAGTTTACGCACAGTTTTCAATCAAGGATAAAAAAGATAGCGGTTGGCTCATATTAGCAGCAAAGCCGAGAATTCCTGGATCTCGATGTTCGTAAAGTAATTGACCTTTGCTATCAAACAAAAAAGTGCCACCGCGCTGAGTTAAGTAGGCAGAATTCGGTACATAAGTCTGCCAATTTCTCAGGACTTCCACCATATTCCGTAGCCGCAGAGTAGCTAACTCAAAGGGGCGTTGAAAGCCACTGCCGCCGACTAATTGGAAAAACGAGCCTTGGAAAGCAGGCAGAGGAGTACCTTGAATGATTTCATCATCTCCAATAAGTTGAGGGGCTTTGCGGTCTCCCTTGTATCCCCGAAAAACTTCCGCCAGCGTTCCCGGACTACCAATCCCTGCACACATCAAAATTAGATTTAGCCAAGCTTTCCCAGACTCAGCAAGCCCAGGGAGAGAAATATTCAGACCAGAATAGAGATTGAGTTGGCGATGTAATTCTCCATTCGGTTCAACAAATAAATTTTCCGGCGGAAATCCTGTATATTCACAGAATCTTGTGCCAGAAGCGAGATTGCCAATTCCCACCGCACGAATAGCGAGTTTTTTATCTGTCAAGTTTTTAGCTTCACGCTGCAACCACCACGCATATTCAAGACTATCAAAATCTCCAAGTTGTGGCCAAACTAAGATAAGGATATGTGAGGCAGTCTGGCAGTTTTCTAGCAAGGGTCGGATTATGCCATCACTTACACGTTGATATTTGTTCTGATTAAGGATAGCGTAGGGGTTCATTGCCAGGTATAAATTGCTATTTAGCTATTAAATTTTAGCCCAATTTAACAGAATTTACATTGATTTTATCAAATTCCCGTAATATCCCGTCCCTTTATAGAGCGGGAGCATCAAGACAATTTTTGTTTAAGTTTAAGTTCCGTAGTTACCAAGAATCACCTACCGTAATATCTACTACCACAGGCACAGGGTTAAGAAACTTTTCAGCAGCAGCAACCATACATCTGTGTAGTATTTTGCTCACTCGCTCAACCTCATTCTCTGGACATTCCAGGACAATTTCATCATGGACAACACAAATCAACCTTGCATTAGTTCTACTTAACGGCTTAACAAGCTTCACCATCGCCAACTTATTAATATCTGCATTTAACCCCTGCACAGGATGATTGAGCATTTCTGCCAAAGAGGGTTTATCAGCCCATCTCCGTCTTCTTCCAGCTAAAGTCCGACTTTCTTTAACGCCCCGCAAATATGCCTGCTTAATCGTTTCATGCCACTTAGTCACACCAGAATAAGCATCAAAAAACCGCTTTCTAAAAGCTTTTGCTTCATCCAGTGTCATTGTTACACCATACTTAGTTTCAGCATAAATGCGAAGTTTGGCAGCCCCCATACCGTAAATCAGCCCAAAATTAATCGCTTTAGCCAGTCTACGGTCTTCCTCAGTAACCTCCGTGATCCGCTTACCAGTTACCAAAGCAGCTGTGAGTTTGTGCAAATCAGCACCTTGACGGTAGACTTGGCGCATCTTAGCATCACCAGAGAGACGCGCCACAATTCTTAATTCGATTTGCGAATAATCTGCTGCTAAAATTTGGTAGCCAGGTGCAGCAATAAAACAATTTCTAGCCGCCGCATGACGGGGAATGGTTTGTAATGGTGGGTGACGACAGGAAAATCTCCCAGACCTTGCTCCTAGTTGATAGTAATTGGGGTGAATTCTCCCAGTTTTGGGGTGAATGTGTTTAGGTAAACTATCAGTAAAAGTGGCAGTAATTTTGGCAAGGTGGCGATAGTCTAAAAGAGCTTTAATAATAGGATATTGATTGGCTAAGGGGACTAAATCTTTTTGATTAGTTGATTGTACTGGAATACCCATAGCCTGGAGAGAGGCTAATACTTGTGGGGGTGAATTAGGATTAACAGTATCCGTTAATTCTGGTAATAGTGATAGTTGAGATTTACCAGCAAGATGCAGTTGTTTCAACTGTTGAAGTGCATTTATTTTATCAGCTTCTAAAGAAGCACCCAGCGTTTGCCATCTAGACAAATCAAACAACATTCCATTGAGTTCCATTTGGGCGACAACAGGCAGACAATGAAATTCCAGTTGGGCAATTTTTAGCAATTTCGCCTGTGTTAATTTCTTGACTAAAATCGGGTAAAGGTCAAGTAAAATAGCAGCATCTGTAGCAGCATATTGTAATTGTGCTGGAGTCAGATGTTGATGCCAATTGCTGGTTTGTAATGTTTTATCTAGTTGTATATGTAACAGTTTACGAGTGATATTTTCTAAAGATGCACTGGTTTTAATGCCCGCATTCACAACTTGGTAAGCAAGTTGAGTATCGAAGAAATATCCAGAAGGTTGAAGTCCAGCTTGCGTGAGGAATTGCCATTCAAATTTGGCATTATGAGCAATTTTTACAGCAGAATTGCAGAAGAGTTTTTTGAGGAGCAAACGATAAATTCCAGTGCGTTCGCCTCCAGTGCAGTGTAGCTGATTATTTTCAGTATTGTGTTCTGCGCTATCGCGCACAGATATAGCTGGTAAATCAATTAGTACAACTGGGTAATTAGGTGCAGCTATTTGAATTAATCTAATTGTGTCAGTTAGAGGGTCGAGTCCTGTAGTCTCACAATCTAAGGCTAAAATTTCTGCATGAAACAAAGGTTTGATAACATTTTTGAGAGTGGGAATATCTTTGACTAAAATGTATTCTGGGGAGTAATTCATAGTGATGATAATTTGGCTTTTAAGCCATAAGTATTATAGCGGTATGCACTTGAATGAGATACAGAATCTACGGTAAGAGACTCTTAACTCCTGACTCGGTGACTCCTGCTATAGTTGGTATTCTTTGATAAGAATAATTAAATTAATTCGTAATTAAGTTTTGCACCGGGGATTTAGAACACGATACAAAACTTGTTGCATTTAAAAGCAGGGTAATTCAACCTTTAAACTTTGTAAAAGAGAGGTTTATATGTAATATCCCTCTCCTTATAACTTGATTCAATTAACTAATTTGACGCTGACCTTTACTTGTTTGGACAACCTGATGATGCTGGATATGCTGTTGAGAATTATTAATGGCAGTAGGAGCTAATTCTTGAATAATTGGTTTGACAATTTCTGGGGCAATTTCTAAGCGATTTTTAATTTGTGCTTGTAACCAAGCTAAAGGAACGCTTTTACCATTGACTGTTTGTTTGATAATTAGGTCAGATTTGGTTTTTGAAACTTTTTTAATGGCACTGGCAATTTTTCTGGCTGTGCGTAAATCAATTTTGTCTATGTTAATAGTAACTGAATTGTTGAGTTCAAGTTCTGGTTGTAAAGAAGTGCTATCATTTGATTGATTGCCATTGTCATTTTCAAAAGTCGTAGAAATACTAAATGTGGTTTCACGCGTGGTTAAATCATCATGCTCAGGAATATTTGATTGATTACAATTGTTATGTTCAACATTTGCAAAACTATTAACAACACAATTATAGTTAGCAGATAGATGACAATTTTCTTGTTCAACATTAAGATTGCTAT encodes:
- a CDS encoding group II intron reverse transcriptase/maturase, whose amino-acid sequence is MIRHRDNSSESWKTLPWKQFRRNLFRLQKRVYKAVQVGDKRKAKSLQKLILKSTAARLLAIRQVTQLNAGKKTAGIDGKTALTFEQRFQLSEKLRTEANNWKHQGLREIPIPKKDGKTRILKVPTIADRAYQCLVKYALEPAHEATFHARSYGFRTGRSAQDAQKYLYTNLNSSVNGIEKRVIELDIEKCFDRINHTAIMDRLIAPYSIRLGIFRCLKAGVNPEFPEQGTPQGGVVSPLLANIALNGIESIHRYHIQGLRITNKTKGYKIVEPSVRYADDMIIILRPEDDAKEILDKISRFLAERGMKVSEKKTKLTATTDGFDFLGWHFKVQKNGKFRCVPSVDNYKAFRKKVKFIVNNSNYGATAKAEKLSLVVRGWRNYHRFCKMDGSRNSLYHIQHRAFRVFNKETKQNRYTSKQLLDKAFPAVPYSENKHINVKGEKSPYDGDLNYWSERNSKLYDDNTSKALKRQSHKCGHCGLKTLSDEKVHLHHIDGNHKNGKPKNLLAIHESCHDYIHISKGAS
- a CDS encoding helix-turn-helix domain-containing protein, coding for MNQDPSKLPSSHDLEKLIPPILLEIQDNIRQVIRDKLNQYFLSNSALSVTETSDNSELFESIFNEVLYSTISSIISARYQVDENTIQNYYNPINDHLQGYRDSQENSLFKSQPFEAIPTAALMLSSINSQIKKQESWQKNEEGIAVAQHRAKGNPQNYIEHYISTPGDVTLLPWHEAQQIIDKFGFNSVKLHLIFAAYTMEQDKPWDSLFTIKGSALIEKLGWDKRTDLPKHQKLLEIAKTAFALDCLLVKTVWIEGRNRKGGINASTPVGRMWNITIVPYGQVNLSGKIEEPDEVQIIVQPGAWTKYFLNRAGAESRSALYQFGYLAQKVLEIDPYHEELTLRLAIYLTLDSRVRLDGNYRVQELIEIALPKTELDKALSNYRRAYDLKQRWDNALQYLLNLGWQIVFDPKTYPESLRPESMQKQPKGYFQKLLDAKLTIKPPHPIPELIASKVKPKVERLQPKTKETTPEDIKLTGSQVREARIAKGWPQTKLASLLNVSQKFISLVERGDRPLSPQQSAYIRILLDIKI
- a CDS encoding tyrosine-type recombinase/integrase, with protein sequence MPLSLVHVSQYRQAISELSPAQAEMKLITLWLDGKAESSVRAYQRYVKHFLRFLRKPLRHITYEDLVEYSTQFSTQSASTRRIYLAAVKSLISFAHKIGYLPFNVGMALKLGEIPDAINERYLDEADIKLMIRAAAAMVDDAKTAKRQAIAQRNLLIVKLLYQAGLRSHELCQLTWGELQARGDSGQVYVRQGKGNKSRTILLKSKLWTELMEFKGDALATDAVFSSQKGGHLERQNLHPIIKVVAAAAGLSDKVSCHWLRHAHGSHAAERGVNPVLIKDTLGHSNLAITDRYLKARPNDSSALKLMDI
- a CDS encoding M90 family metallopeptidase, with product MIETIIVFVIIGLIITVILANPFLIKRRRNRLKRRPFPPLWNAVIENNLPIYLYLSSDERRRLQGHIQVFLTEKQFIGCRGLQVTEEMKLIIATVACLLLLNERGEYFPKLRSILVYPSAYIVKETAAISNYVVEERRVARLGESWTKDQLILSWEQVKQDTFNWQDGHNVILHEFAHQLDQEDGKAEGVPILQRNSDHPIWAKVMSEAYQQLCNDVLQGINNVIDSYGATNPAEFFAVATETFFEKPHQLLSHHPAVYQQLQCYYQLDPVQWNYPTASVNFGK
- a CDS encoding peroxiredoxin-like family protein; translated protein: MNPYAILNQNKYQRVSDGIIRPLLENCQTASHILILVWPQLGDFDSLEYAWWLQREAKNLTDKKLAIRAVGIGNLASGTRFCEYTGFPPENLFVEPNGELHRQLNLYSGLNISLPGLAESGKAWLNLILMCAGIGSPGTLAEVFRGYKGDRKAPQLIGDDEIIQGTPLPAFQGSFFQLVGGSGFQRPFELATLRLRNMVEVLRNWQTYVPNSAYLTQRGGTFLFDSKGQLLYEHRDPGILGFAANMSQPLSFLSLIENCA